A region of Deltaproteobacteria bacterium DNA encodes the following proteins:
- a CDS encoding ABC transporter permease, with protein MRHLLRNITLRRLFEHPFRTALTILGISLGVAAFISVRIILDTMSDSFSSMIDTVSGRVQLQITGGELGVDEDVYRQLTEQDEQGRLPVPGLRTALPTIQAVTRYGDESVLVLAVDTLNDKAARDYRMVGENDVEISDPLEFLNSLDSLLLNRAYAKRHDIKIDDTIELLTSSGRKPFRVRGLLEEQGAASTFGGNFALMDVYAAQQYFGRGAKFDSIDLLLEKDADVAAVKAATEKFLGGRYDVQRPEQRNEGVESMTRTFRMGLTVMALVVLAMGGFIIFNTITTTIYQRMREIGILRMVGVTRLKIWFLFAIEALALGSVGSALGVAAGYFAGREAVLNFMNKVSGLFVPTNMDHATFTTDMIVRGCLLGLGVSLIGASWPAFRAARVPPLEVVRFGPGLAGGKGSALGRWSVAMAVAALSVTAILVHPAWGSSLDGIRASMILLLILGITTTPPALWILLRATVRISRDFKTPLVRLAAENVLRDLGRSAMTVSAFMVALAVMAQIYLFMNSTKAEVRGWIDDVLKADLLVTSSSRYASRTSVPMDPSMANTLRSLPGVTEVVPMRLLLTTHNNARMSILSLDFATRFNPKRFRFVKGDPEIALPAFLANEGILVTQNLLISDSELGVGDTFELMTPKGRRGFKILGIVMDYTTEGGVAMINRPLFLDAFADPLVDTFQIYLQSGFDPREARRSIDRTFGAQFNLFVLTNREFRGSLLETVDHLFLLALALEVITLAIALIGIVNNLLANVIDRTREIGVLRSLGATRAQVSAVFLVQAGLLGLAGACVATACGFALGWVQLTRLNYVMAGWAMPMHYSTTTIVIAFIASIVIAVASGVLPARKAAGLVLHEALKYE; from the coding sequence ATGCGCCATCTCCTTCGTAACATCACGCTCCGCCGCCTGTTCGAGCACCCGTTTCGCACCGCGCTGACGATCCTCGGCATCTCTCTCGGCGTCGCGGCGTTCATCTCCGTTCGCATCATCCTCGACACCATGTCCGACTCGTTTTCGTCGATGATCGACACGGTGTCGGGCCGCGTGCAGCTCCAGATCACGGGCGGCGAGCTCGGCGTGGACGAAGATGTTTACCGCCAACTCACGGAACAGGACGAGCAGGGCCGGCTGCCCGTGCCCGGCCTGCGCACGGCGTTGCCGACGATCCAGGCGGTCACGCGCTACGGCGACGAAAGCGTGCTGGTGCTCGCGGTGGACACGCTCAACGACAAGGCGGCGCGCGACTACAGGATGGTCGGCGAGAACGATGTGGAGATCAGCGATCCGCTGGAGTTCCTCAACAGCCTCGACTCGCTGCTGCTCAACCGCGCGTACGCGAAACGCCACGACATCAAGATCGACGACACGATCGAGCTGCTCACGTCGAGCGGGCGCAAGCCCTTTCGCGTGCGCGGATTGCTGGAGGAACAGGGTGCGGCCTCGACCTTCGGCGGCAACTTCGCGCTGATGGACGTGTACGCCGCGCAGCAGTATTTCGGGCGCGGCGCGAAATTCGACTCGATCGACCTGCTGCTCGAAAAAGACGCCGACGTGGCCGCCGTGAAAGCCGCGACCGAGAAGTTCCTCGGCGGGCGATACGACGTGCAGCGCCCCGAGCAACGCAACGAGGGCGTCGAGTCGATGACGCGCACGTTCCGCATGGGTCTCACGGTGATGGCGCTGGTCGTGCTCGCCATGGGCGGCTTCATCATCTTCAACACCATCACGACCACGATCTATCAGCGCATGCGCGAGATCGGCATTTTGCGCATGGTGGGCGTGACGCGTCTCAAGATCTGGTTCCTGTTCGCGATCGAGGCGCTCGCCCTGGGCTCCGTCGGCTCGGCGCTCGGCGTCGCGGCGGGGTATTTCGCGGGCCGCGAGGCCGTCCTCAATTTCATGAACAAGGTCAGCGGCCTGTTCGTCCCCACGAACATGGATCACGCCACGTTCACCACGGACATGATCGTGCGCGGCTGCCTGCTGGGGCTCGGCGTCAGCCTGATCGGCGCATCGTGGCCGGCGTTTCGCGCCGCGCGCGTGCCGCCGCTCGAGGTCGTCCGCTTCGGTCCGGGGCTCGCGGGCGGCAAGGGTTCGGCACTCGGGCGATGGTCTGTCGCGATGGCGGTCGCGGCCCTCTCGGTCACGGCGATTCTCGTGCACCCCGCGTGGGGGAGCAGCCTCGACGGCATTCGCGCGTCGATGATCCTGCTGCTCATCCTCGGCATCACGACGACGCCGCCGGCGCTATGGATTCTGCTGCGCGCCACGGTGCGCATCTCGCGCGATTTCAAGACGCCGCTCGTGCGCCTCGCGGCCGAGAACGTGCTGCGCGATCTGGGCCGCAGCGCGATGACCGTGTCGGCGTTCATGGTCGCGCTCGCCGTGATGGCGCAGATCTACCTGTTCATGAACTCGACCAAGGCCGAGGTGCGCGGTTGGATCGACGACGTGCTCAAGGCCGACCTGCTCGTCACGTCGTCGTCGCGCTACGCGTCGCGCACCAGCGTGCCGATGGACCCCTCGATGGCGAACACGCTGCGCTCCCTGCCGGGCGTGACCGAGGTCGTGCCGATGCGCCTGCTCCTGACCACGCACAACAATGCGCGCATGTCGATCCTCTCGCTCGATTTCGCGACGCGCTTCAATCCCAAACGTTTCCGCTTCGTGAAGGGCGATCCCGAGATCGCATTGCCGGCTTTTCTGGCCAACGAGGGCATCCTCGTCACGCAGAACCTGCTCATTTCCGACTCGGAACTCGGCGTCGGCGACACCTTCGAACTGATGACGCCGAAGGGACGGCGTGGCTTCAAGATCCTCGGCATCGTCATGGACTACACCACCGAAGGCGGCGTCGCGATGATCAATCGCCCGCTCTTTCTCGACGCCTTCGCCGATCCGCTCGTGGACACGTTCCAGATCTATCTCCAGAGCGGCTTCGACCCGCGGGAAGCCCGCCGATCGATCGACCGGACGTTCGGCGCGCAGTTCAACCTCTTCGTGCTGACCAACCGCGAGTTCCGCGGTTCGCTGCTCGAAACCGTCGATCATCTCTTCCTGCTCGCGCTGGCGCTCGAAGTCATCACGCTCGCCATCGCGCTCATCGGCATCGTCAACAACCTGCTCGCCAACGTCATCGACCGCACGCGAGAGATCGGCGTGCTTCGCTCGCTGGGCGCGACGCGCGCGCAGGTGTCGGCGGTGTTTCTGGTGCAGGCGGGGCTGCTCGGCCTCGCGGGGGCGTGCGTGGCGACGGCGTGCGGGTTCGCGCTCGGCTGGGTTCAGCTCACCCGCCTCAACTATGTGATGGCGGGTTGGGCGATGCCGATGCACTACTCGACGACGACCATCGTCATCGCTTTCATCGCGTCGATCGTGATCGCCGTGGCGTCGGGCGTGCTGCCCGCGCGCAAGGCCGCCGGGCTCGTGCTGCACGAGGCCCTCAAGTACGAGTGA
- a CDS encoding glycosyltransferase family 2 protein, whose product MPVIPGPDVTPNPFRGLVSVVLASYNCAATLPRSIESLLAQTYPNIEIVVADDASTDNTAEVVARFPGVKYVRRDKNGGVAAARNTGAAATRGEIVIFGESDGYYDADYIEKIIRYLHLPGVAGAINLGRRVWSDKGNALVRMQNDQFEAICDLVEQGRRGTGAWAFHRAAFDSVGGYDLGCRIGSDLDLVFRMQKTGLKTTIGARSNLYHKDPDNLRAWWKRSYRGGVNSALYRERWHGMAGASKKALYLAKYAGMALWPLYLALAIVWHVAWLVPFFAVPAYLLTEDAMTRLGWTKGVRRGDVALALATPVLLYIRRLAIGYGRIQGFAKG is encoded by the coding sequence ATGCCGGTAATTCCCGGTCCCGATGTGACGCCGAACCCTTTTCGCGGCCTCGTGAGCGTGGTGCTCGCGTCGTACAATTGCGCCGCGACGCTGCCGCGCTCGATCGAGTCGCTGCTCGCGCAGACCTATCCGAACATCGAGATCGTCGTGGCCGACGACGCCTCCACCGACAACACCGCCGAAGTCGTCGCGCGGTTTCCCGGCGTGAAGTACGTGCGCCGCGACAAAAACGGCGGCGTGGCCGCGGCGCGCAACACCGGCGCGGCGGCAACACGCGGCGAGATCGTCATCTTCGGCGAGTCCGACGGATATTACGACGCGGACTACATCGAGAAGATCATCCGATACCTGCATCTGCCGGGCGTCGCGGGCGCGATCAACCTGGGCCGCCGCGTGTGGAGCGACAAAGGCAACGCGCTCGTGCGCATGCAAAATGACCAGTTCGAGGCGATTTGCGACCTCGTCGAGCAGGGACGGCGCGGCACCGGCGCGTGGGCGTTCCACCGCGCGGCGTTCGATTCCGTCGGCGGGTATGACCTCGGCTGCCGCATCGGCTCCGATCTCGATCTCGTTTTTCGCATGCAGAAAACGGGGCTGAAGACCACCATCGGCGCGCGCTCGAACCTTTACCACAAGGACCCCGACAACCTTCGCGCCTGGTGGAAGCGCTCGTATCGCGGCGGGGTCAACTCGGCGCTCTACCGCGAGCGCTGGCACGGCATGGCGGGTGCGTCGAAGAAGGCGCTCTACCTCGCCAAATACGCGGGCATGGCGCTGTGGCCGCTCTATCTCGCGCTCGCGATCGTGTGGCACGTCGCGTGGCTCGTGCCGTTTTTCGCGGTGCCGGCCTATCTGCTCACCGAGGATGCGATGACGCGGCTGGGGTGGACTAAAGGGGTGCGTCGTGGGGATGTCGCGCTCGCCCTGGCGACGCCGGTGCTGCTCTACATTCGCCGCCTCGCCATCGGCTACGGGCGCATTCAAGGCTTTGCGAAGGGGTGA
- a CDS encoding FHA domain-containing protein, whose amino-acid sequence MIRLVIRDVEGGEASFPVTGELVIGRSRECQIRFEDPSVSRRHARVFLDYGEAVIEDLGSPNGTLVNRQRVASPLRLKTGDAIQIGTEKIRVIETSPLEDFAASTEVHMRAPDAKPIEASDQERKTAWDDTLPFDRKMEAAAPTPSASAVPGGNLKWVVIGGAALLLVVIAWLVFTQ is encoded by the coding sequence ATGATTCGGCTGGTCATTCGCGACGTCGAAGGCGGCGAGGCCTCGTTCCCGGTCACGGGCGAGCTCGTCATCGGGCGCAGCCGCGAATGCCAGATCCGGTTCGAGGACCCGTCCGTCTCGCGCCGCCACGCCCGTGTCTTTCTCGATTACGGCGAAGCGGTGATCGAGGATCTCGGCTCGCCCAACGGCACCCTCGTCAATCGCCAGCGCGTGGCGAGTCCGTTGCGCCTCAAAACCGGCGACGCCATTCAGATCGGCACCGAGAAAATCCGGGTGATCGAGACGAGCCCGCTCGAGGATTTCGCCGCGTCCACCGAGGTGCACATGCGCGCGCCGGATGCGAAGCCCATCGAGGCGTCGGACCAGGAGCGCAAGACCGCGTGGGACGACACGCTGCCGTTTGACCGAAAGATGGAAGCCGCCGCTCCGACACCTTCCGCGAGTGCGGTTCCGGGCGGAAATCTGAAATGGGTCGTCATCGGCGGCGCGGCGCTGTTGCTTGTCGTCATCGCCTGGCTGGTGTTCACGCAATGA
- a CDS encoding DUF1624 domain-containing protein, with protein sequence MARVMSSTAERSLYIDFLKGVCCLFMMAAHAMLIDVVFHGAMPPYALGARYFIYFAQLVVPIFYMASGINALTFHERGARRADFDATRFYLASAALLFVGGYTYSLMIGSAKNGVPDIFQCVAMGTALAFLLVRFRVPTWIMAAFGLAILGVFLAFRVSFSPTAEGFAALSPLQRWAFGHFSFFPWCAFFPLGIVLHRITGRAGRAVVLTILAGLAVAGAFMDGVIPESEFEVMFRVDPKFALTATGLSGMLLMWTPRIYPAAPGRFLRFVELVGRESLLFLIFHALVLAVLLIVFQGRIDYGARALLETAFTCALLPQLVAWRDRRTSSPAFLRNALVALGVFGVIAALAWINGAKALMSLAGAPAAMAFALAFPTLRRRLQTRFVRADV encoded by the coding sequence ATGGCAAGAGTGATGTCGTCCACCGCCGAGCGATCCCTCTACATCGACTTCCTCAAGGGCGTGTGCTGCCTGTTCATGATGGCCGCGCACGCGATGTTGATCGACGTGGTGTTTCACGGCGCGATGCCGCCGTACGCTCTCGGCGCGCGATATTTCATCTACTTCGCGCAGCTTGTCGTGCCGATCTTCTACATGGCGTCGGGCATCAACGCGCTCACGTTCCACGAGCGCGGCGCCCGACGCGCGGATTTCGACGCGACACGCTTCTACCTCGCCTCGGCCGCCCTGCTCTTCGTCGGCGGCTACACCTACAGCCTGATGATCGGCTCGGCGAAAAACGGCGTACCCGACATCTTCCAGTGCGTCGCGATGGGCACGGCGCTCGCGTTTCTCCTCGTGCGTTTTCGCGTCCCGACATGGATCATGGCGGCATTCGGCCTCGCGATCCTCGGCGTATTTCTCGCGTTCCGCGTTTCGTTTTCGCCGACCGCCGAGGGCTTCGCCGCGCTGTCGCCGTTGCAACGCTGGGCCTTCGGCCACTTCTCGTTTTTCCCCTGGTGCGCGTTTTTCCCGCTCGGCATCGTGCTCCACCGAATCACGGGACGTGCGGGTCGCGCTGTGGTCCTGACGATCCTCGCCGGCCTCGCCGTCGCCGGGGCATTCATGGACGGCGTCATCCCAGAGTCCGAGTTCGAGGTCATGTTCCGCGTCGATCCCAAGTTCGCGCTCACGGCCACGGGGCTTTCGGGAATGCTCCTCATGTGGACGCCGCGCATCTACCCGGCCGCACCGGGGCGGTTCCTGCGTTTCGTGGAACTCGTCGGGCGTGAGTCGCTGCTCTTCCTCATCTTCCACGCGTTGGTGCTGGCGGTGCTGCTCATCGTCTTTCAGGGGCGAATCGATTACGGGGCGCGGGCATTGCTGGAAACCGCGTTCACGTGCGCGCTGCTGCCGCAGCTCGTGGCGTGGCGCGATCGGCGCACGTCGTCCCCGGCATTCTTGCGAAACGCACTCGTCGCGCTGGGCGTGTTCGGAGTCATCGCGGCACTGGCCTGGATCAACGGGGCCAAGGCGCTGATGTCGCTCGCCGGCGCACCCGCGGCGATGGCCTTCGCCCTCGCGTTCCCCACCCTGCGCCGCCGTCTGCAAACGCGGTTCGTTCGCGCGGACGTCTGA
- a CDS encoding FHA domain-containing protein, translating into MTGDEIDKTVITDITDAHKEQDVVRKAARAHEKPAPFLIVMNGEEKGKKFLIVTKETKIGRASRCHLQIKDRLVSSEHAVITSDDEGLLIEDLKSTNGTIVNNQPATRCYLKNGDVIRLGKIELRVTIPPGARTAL; encoded by the coding sequence ATGACCGGCGACGAAATCGACAAAACGGTCATCACGGACATTACGGACGCGCACAAGGAACAGGACGTCGTGCGAAAGGCGGCGCGGGCGCACGAAAAACCCGCGCCGTTCCTGATCGTGATGAACGGCGAGGAGAAGGGCAAGAAGTTCCTGATCGTCACCAAGGAAACGAAGATCGGCCGCGCCAGCCGCTGCCATCTCCAGATCAAGGACCGCCTCGTGTCGTCGGAGCACGCGGTCATCACCTCGGATGATGAGGGGCTGCTCATCGAGGATCTGAAGTCGACGAACGGCACGATCGTGAATAACCAACCCGCGACGCGCTGCTACCTGAAAAACGGCGACGTCATCCGCCTCGGCAAGATCGAACTGCGCGTCACGATTCCGCCGGGCGCGAGGACGGCGCTGTAG
- a CDS encoding glycosyltransferase yields MPGDGHARLRVAHVRDTYLRATETFIYDIVTRHRTVEPLFLCERVRGDAHFPGVSPRAIETLGAATRAVNAVSRRVRHAFPFYTGECRRFGARLIHAHFAPSGYFLLATRRALGIPLVTSFYGQDVFEVPATPRWRGRYARLFAEGDLFLALSEDMKKDLVAIGCPASKIRIYRLGIDLHDFSPIDRPVRETVTILTIARLVEKKGIDVLIRAHARLVAKGLPVRLRVVGDGPLMDSLVALARELGVADRVDFAGRVPFAELPAEFAAADVFSLPSVTDRYGGKDEISMVLKEAMGTALPFVATFHAGIPEVIDDGVNGLLVPERDDARLADALERLAVDPLLRARIGAEGRRLVERVWEIGRQVEVLENIYHELAG; encoded by the coding sequence ATGCCGGGCGACGGTCACGCAAGGCTGCGCGTCGCGCACGTGCGCGACACGTATCTGCGGGCGACGGAGACGTTCATCTACGACATCGTGACGCGGCATCGCACGGTCGAGCCTCTGTTTTTGTGCGAGCGCGTGCGCGGGGACGCGCACTTCCCCGGCGTGTCGCCCCGCGCGATCGAAACGCTGGGCGCGGCGACCCGCGCGGTGAACGCTGTGTCGCGGCGGGTGCGTCACGCGTTCCCGTTTTATACCGGCGAGTGCCGGCGGTTCGGTGCGCGACTCATTCACGCGCACTTCGCGCCCAGCGGCTACTTCTTGCTCGCCACGCGCCGCGCGCTGGGGATTCCCCTCGTCACGAGTTTTTACGGGCAGGACGTCTTCGAGGTCCCCGCGACGCCGCGATGGCGCGGGCGCTACGCGCGCCTGTTCGCCGAGGGCGATCTTTTTCTCGCGCTTTCCGAGGACATGAAAAAGGACCTCGTCGCGATCGGATGCCCCGCATCGAAGATCCGCATCTATCGGCTCGGCATCGACCTGCACGACTTTTCGCCGATCGACCGGCCCGTGCGCGAGACGGTGACGATTCTGACGATCGCGCGCCTCGTCGAGAAAAAGGGCATCGACGTGCTGATCCGAGCGCACGCGCGCCTCGTCGCCAAAGGGCTGCCGGTGCGGCTGCGCGTCGTCGGCGACGGCCCGCTGATGGATTCCCTCGTCGCGCTCGCGCGCGAACTGGGCGTCGCGGATCGCGTGGATTTCGCCGGGCGCGTGCCCTTCGCCGAACTGCCCGCCGAGTTCGCCGCGGCGGATGTGTTCTCGCTGCCGTCGGTGACGGACCGCTACGGCGGCAAGGACGAGATCTCGATGGTGCTGAAAGAGGCGATGGGCACCGCCCTGCCCTTCGTCGCCACGTTTCACGCGGGCATCCCCGAGGTGATCGACGACGGCGTGAACGGTTTGCTCGTTCCCGAGCGCGACGACGCGCGCCTCGCCGACGCACTCGAACGCCTCGCGGTCGATCCGCTGCTTCGCGCGCGCATCGGCGCCGAGGGCCGCCGGCTTGTGGAGCGCGTGTGGGAGATCGGGCGGCAGGTCGAGGTGCTGGAAAACATCTACCACGAACTCGCGGGTTGA
- a CDS encoding ABC transporter ATP-binding protein — MLEVRDIRKTYYQGKIPVHAVDGISFVLNTGELLAVTGPSGSGKSTLLNLIGGLDEPTSGELLISGQSMLSLNDADRTRMRRTKIGFIFQFFNLLPTMTAQENVALPLLLDGRARKTAYERAAEILGRVGLGKRMVHRPDELSGGEQQRVAIARALAFDPVLILADEPTGNLDSKSGTAVMEMVRALATDFNKAVLLVTHDPRSWGYADRIMRIVDGKVQSIEDNTPTPIGTDAPSPS, encoded by the coding sequence ATGCTCGAAGTCCGTGACATCCGCAAGACCTATTATCAGGGCAAGATTCCCGTGCACGCCGTCGACGGCATCAGCTTCGTCCTGAACACGGGCGAGTTGCTCGCCGTGACCGGGCCTTCGGGATCGGGGAAATCGACGCTGCTCAATCTGATCGGCGGACTCGACGAGCCCACGTCCGGCGAACTGCTCATCAGCGGCCAGTCGATGCTCTCCCTGAACGACGCCGACCGCACACGCATGCGGCGCACGAAGATCGGATTCATCTTCCAATTCTTCAACCTGCTGCCGACGATGACGGCGCAGGAAAACGTCGCCCTGCCCCTGCTGCTCGACGGCCGCGCGCGCAAGACCGCCTACGAGCGCGCCGCCGAGATTTTGGGGCGCGTGGGCCTCGGCAAACGCATGGTGCATCGCCCCGACGAGCTGTCGGGCGGCGAGCAGCAGCGTGTCGCCATCGCACGCGCGCTGGCGTTCGATCCCGTACTGATCCTCGCCGACGAGCCGACGGGCAACCTCGACTCCAAGTCGGGCACGGCGGTCATGGAAATGGTCCGCGCGCTCGCGACGGATTTCAACAAGGCCGTGTTGCTCGTGACGCACGACCCGCGAAGCTGGGGTTACGCCGACCGCATCATGCGCATCGTGGACGGCAAGGTGCAGTCGATCGAGGACAACACGCCGACGCCGATCGGAACGGATGCGCCATCTCCTTCGTAA